The sequence TCATTTAGCCAGAAGCAGTTCACAGACCGACTGGGAGCAACAGGAACACAACCTTTTCACTCTCACCAGAAGAGAAAGAATCAGATTTCTTTCTCCAAGGAGGGTCTGTCCTGTAGGCTAGCACAGGCACTGTAACATCTGCATGGTGTTCTATTACATGCTGTTGGTAGGGAACATCACTTCGGGCAAAACTTGACATTAAGGTTACACAAACTATCATGTAACTATATAGCCATACTTACAGTAACAACAGGAATTCTAAAATAATTGTTatgttattatatatatatggggagtcaggtggttgagcggttagggaatcaggctattaatcagaaggttgcccgttcaattcccagctgtgccaaatgacggtgtgtccttgggcaaggcacttcatcctacttgcctttgggggaaagtccctgtacctactgtaagtcgctctggataagagcgtctgctaaatgactaaatgtaaatgttattaaATGGTAATAAGTGTTAGCTTGGAAGGGACAGTATTGAGGAGGGGTGTAAGGGGTAAGTGGATGCAGGTCATGTTTTTAAAACAAGATCCATGTTAACATAACATTGTTCTCTTTCTCAGAACACGAATATTTTCTGAACTTCTGATTCCTTATTTTCTGATATATTTTCTATATCTTGCCTACtggtacgttgctttggatgaatGCATCTGTAAAATGAAGCAAAGgtagaatgtgtatgtgtgtgtgtgaagatgtgtgtgtgtgtgtgcttactcaAAACCTTGAGGTACATCTCTGCATCTCTATTCTGTAGAAGTCAAATGCCCAGTTACCTGTGGTGTTTTCCTGTAGGTTAGAACTGCAATCATGCTGTGTTTATCAGTGTTTATTCACCTTCAGCGTTCCCATTTGCagtgatttgatttgaacaccAACAATGCACCCTGAACACTGACCATGCCACGCTGTACTCACTCACCTGAAGGCCAGTGGCTTTCATACGCACGGCAACAAAAAGGAGAattgattttgtattttatttttttaaagggagagagaaagagaaacatacTTACATTAATGATGTCATCCGAAGTGCGCAACTTCACCTCCAGGCTGGCGACTTTCTCGTTAGCTTCTTTCTCCAGGTCCTCCACAGTCTGGATCAGAACCTGGTTCTGGTCTCCAAGGTCATTAACATATGACTGGAGAACATTGAGTTTCATCTATGAGGAAAACGACACATGAATGGTCTACATGTTGCATCTCATTCTGTGAATAAAACCTTGGTCAATAGTCACGTTGTAACTGAATGTATAAGGCACTGCATGTGAAGGTTGGAggcaaatatttacatttagtcatttagcagacgctcttatccagagcgacttacagtaagtacagggacattcccccccgaggcaagtagggtgaagtgccttgcccaaggacacaacgtcatttggcacggcggggaatcgatccggcaaccttctgattactagcccgactccctcaccactcagccatctgactcccatctcccctctttctttcttgtttttGATTGACATGTTAGCCAAGGAAAAGCTTGAGGGCTCCTGAGTTTTCTTAAATACATAACCTTGTTAGGTAGGTTAGAGTACTGCCCCGTTTAACCAAACCCTGTCTCTGAAACCTTGTTACATCTGCTTTGATGCACAGCCCCTCAAATACACAGCGCGTCTAAACGATCTCACATGACAATCGGGATGATTAGAAGGCTTTTAAACATGACTGCGGGTCCACAATTTTATGTCTGCAGCCCGGATGGAAGAGCATAATGTAATTCGCCACCTGTTACAAGTACGGCGGATTTATAAAACAATTTATGTATTTCTCTCCGTAATTTGTCTCGCAAATGATTCTGCTCTCGCGGTGTTTTGCCCAACAAGTTGTGAGAGACATTGAGAAATTAGGGGAATTGATAGACGTGGAACTTCACAAAGGTGAAAGTAGAGCTGGATAGTTTTAGAATAGGATGACCGGGTTCTGCTAAATTACAGATCACCTACCCGCAGCATTTCTTCTTTTGTACTTCCTTTTGTATCAAAATCGATACGTCTCAATCTTTCCTCGTAGAGCCCTTTAAATTCTTCCAGGAGATGCTTCATGTTTGCCACAGGGCAGCAGGTAAAGAGACCATAATCGACAGCAGATGTTGACTTCTCGTTTAAAGAAACTTGACTTCTTTGCCCCAGCCGACATGATACATTATATTGACTCATTTGAAACAGGTAGACTAGTACTTGGCTTGCTAAAATGTGCCTCACCATATACGTCCTTAACTAGCTAGACAGCTTTTTTTCAAATTCTGGACTTGACCACCAAGAGTTGGCTACAGTAGCCGTGCTAACAGGTGTTGTATGGTCGCTTAAATTGCAAATCAAAGTGTCGCCTGAACATGTGTACTTAAGTATCTAATCTATTCAGCGCTTTAGGAAGATCATTTGTAACCTTAAGATGGTAAAAGATGGTTGTCATACTACTAAATCTCTTGATCTCACATGATTATGTGTGCATATCCCTCTGTATGTGAAATTCAAGTAAAGCGCCAGTTAGGCTAGCCTACATACTTTCTTTTCAGTAGGAGGTGGTTGCTAGGTCTCAATTAAGTAAAGCGGTTGCTACAACTATCGACAAACCCGTGAGAAAACTGCATTTAGAAGTTTTCCCGCCCGCTGCAGAAAAAGGATTGGTCTAAATAACTTTCCGTCTTCACTTTAAAAGTAGCGATTGGTTGAAATTCGGGATAATGTCGACTTTGCGGTTGTTGCGGTTGGGTTGAGATTGAGGAACCCTCCCACCTCCGTATTTGCCTCGCTGAACCAGACAGTTTGGCGCTTTATCGTGCGATTGGTTGAACTTGATGATGGTTTTAGCACTCGATTCACGATTGGCGTATTCCCTTTCAGGGGCGTGGCTAGACGTTCACATCCCGGAAGAACAGCGTGTTGCCATGTCGAGGTGAACTCGAGCAGTTCAGTATTCTCAGGAATAACTATGGGTAAATATACACCTGTCGATGTTTCACATGCCGTGTGCGAGTTGCACTATTACGTATCCTTTCCCCGGTTTTCGTGTTGCTTGAGCGGCAAATGGTGTTATATCGTTATTCAGCTAGCTACATAAGCTAGGCTACATAGTTCTTATCACAAAACTATCCAACGAGATTTTATACGTTATTGATATACGTATCTATTTTCCGAAGCAACGTATAGAATAAGTAACAACGTTGTTCATCTGGGGGGTTGAATTCTACAGCTCGGACTCAAATGGATGGTTAAAGTAGTGATGTGATTCTTTAGTTAGTTTATCTTAACAGCCAAGCAAAGGACCAGAGCCAGAGACTCATCTGACAGTCTAGTGACTGTACAGTTGGGTTTATTGAATTCAAAAGCCACTAACTTCATTCCTCTCAATCCATCTCCattctgtcttttctctcccccccagtgGCTACCGTCTCACTCGGGGCCAACCCTAATCCCCTCCCGATTATCACATAATGCTTTTGCCTTATTATCAAAATGGAGCAGATTTGGGATTTTGTTTTAATGACTGATGTTCATggagtttgaaaaaaaaaaaaaacggtaaGACTTGTTATGAAGTGGGTCTGGATCCGCTGATTACACAGGATGAacaaggctgagagagagaaggaggggcctGGGTCTAAATCTGAACACTTGGAATAATGAGGGAGTTTTAAAGGAATCAGTAAATGTTAAAGTGGGATGTGAGCTCAGCTTAGGTTCAAGAGGGTCGACTATAGATTTCTCTGGAAGAAGCATTAAAAAAGGATTTGTCGGTGGCTCTGCGACCGTGTGGTTCACCGTGTACAGCGTTGGCAGTGTTGTATGCATGTATTGTTTGGTCAGACCTAAGCACAACTGGCGTTTGTTAAAACTTCAGCGAATGGGACAATTCACCATAAACCGTAGTCTAAATGTTCCATGAGCATTTAATTTCCTCAGCGTTCCAAAGGAGTCCCTTCCCAAGGTCTCAGAGCCCTGGACACGAGTGCATAGAGCCACGAGGATGTCGTGTTCGTCATGTGAACATGGCTGTGGCGTACAAAGCTTTCTGTGATGTGTAAGTCACGGCTGTGGATGTTAACACATGCCTTTAATGGGATGGCGCGTGGCCCCTGTGTCTCAGGGACATCAGCGTCTCAGGGACGTCGGCGTCTCAGGGACATCAACGTCTCAGGGACATCGGCGTTTGAGTTTTACGAAGCGCTTGGCACGCGCTCCCTGCTTGCGAAGGCACCTCATCCGCTCGGCCTTTTTAATTGTTGCgtacaaataataaaacatgAAAGAACAAGAGTTCACGTCAGTGTGTTTCCCCTTCGTGACTCTGTGTCGTCAGGCGTTAAGGAAGACGTCTGCATGAGTTGATCAAATATTCTCCAGCATTTTATTAGCATTAGGGTTAGGGCCCAGTGCTCATACATTGCTTCTTGAGACACAACTTCAATTTTCTCATTCATtaactgttctctctcctcattcTACACGCTTTCTCCAGCCTCTAAATGTTTCATGAGTTTTTAAGTTGTTTTCCTGCAAACCCTCTCTCCTTATTACTCATACAGCCTCTGCATCTTCCACCTTCATACTCACAAAATCAATTAATTCCCTTAAATAATTCACCTCCCGAGCGAATCAGATTAACCAGAGCACAAATCTTTGTGTCAGACAGGTTCCAGGAGAGGGTTTTCTGACTCTACAGTAGAAGTTGTTCCTGAGCCCATGTCTATGTGCAGTGTTGGGTGattagagcaggagagaggacctTGATAAAGCATTAGTGTTCAGCACATTCACCACCGGGACATAAGGACCCTCCGTGCATTAACACACATTCATCTTTTATGAAACAGACCCATAACAATTAGTTTGGTTCCCGCCTGGGTAATTTAGTCTCAGTTCAGTGCCTCCCCTTtgctccttccctccccaaGTCGTGGAAATGACATCAccttttaaaaagaaaaaaagccataAGTGATATTCTATTCTCTGTTTTCATTTAGGGAACTTTAGCAAACCTCACACAAActaaatggagagagaaaatatgGGTGTTCGCAGGAGAAAACGTTACTTTCTCCAGACCTCCTATTCAAACGATTTGACACCATGTGGAGCGATATGATGTAATGAGCATGCTGCATGTGCAGAAATGCAGATTTGCCGCCAACGTCTCAGCTGACGTCCTCCCTCTGATATGATCTCCAGAATGCAGGAACAGCCACTTCTAACTGCTACGGAGTTTGAGCACGAGCAGAAGCCAAGATGTTGCCTTATATGTCTAAAGAGAGCCGTCTGCACATCTGGAGGGAAACAATACTGTAATGAAGAATAATAGTCTAGTGGATTGTTTTTCTGTATTTTGACCTCTGTCTAAGAAAACAACAATAGTAGCTTATTTTCCCCCCTCAGcctcatgtcccccccccctccctccaccccccccccccccccacccccccccccagagctgtCATTCCCCTCACTCCCAGGCCAGGCTCCAAGGTCAAGATGACGGCATAGTCATCGTCCAATAGCAGAGCGGCGTTCTCTCTCTTCAGGAATATGTGGTCCTGCTGTACTGTGACCAGCGCTCTCAAGGTCAGGATGCTGAAGCTGTTTGTGCt is a genomic window of Hypomesus transpacificus isolate Combined female unplaced genomic scaffold, fHypTra1 scaffold_456, whole genome shotgun sequence containing:
- the LOC124465300 gene encoding BICD family-like cargo adapter 1, encoding MVRHILASQVLVYLFQMSQYNVSCRLGQRSQVSLNEKSTSAVDYGLFTCCPVANMKHLLEEFKGLYEERLRRIDFDTKGSTKEEMLRMKLNVLQSYVNDLGDQNQVLIQTVEDLEKEANEKVASLEVKLRTSDDIINGLAQQRKDLEERTCALLSENEDLRSDVDSLRGLGWPDAHTHIPDVISAQPGDTVGTELIGSARTQAYV